In Lolium perenne isolate Kyuss_39 chromosome 5, Kyuss_2.0, whole genome shotgun sequence, the sequence TGTTGCCTCGTCCAAGGAAGAAGTTATGCTCGACAAGGCTTTCCTTGAACCAATGTCCGAAAATACTCAAACTCCCTGGATCAGATCGAAATTCCTCTAGCAATTTGCCATTGTTGTCACAATGAAACATGTAACATTTGGAGCGACTATAGACCAACACATCTCCATTGTGGGACATAACCAAATGACATGTATCTTGAAGGTTACATAAGCTTTCCACGGGAAGTTTAATATGGTACTTAAATGACCAGACCTTCCTCTCATAGTCCTCCAGCACCCAAATTTTAGCAGTTGTCTTCCTGTCGTCAAAGCAACTGAAGCCCATCGAACCTTCCATGTCGCATAAACGTGTGCAGAATCTAGTAGCACCAGCCGGACTATGCATGAAGCTGAATGATTCAACCACCGTGTCAAAAACAACTATGTCGGCATTCTTGCGAAAGCAACCAGGGTCCCAGTGAAGACAGCTGTGGAACAAGATGGGTGGGGCAAACGTAGTAGGAGTCGTTTTGGGGAAGGTCAACAAAACTTTCTCGCTGCTAGGGATATCTGAAGGTACTCCAATGCACCTAGGCAAGCTCCCCGGCTGCACCGTAAGGATGCTGTAGTGTCTGCCCTCCCGGTACAGGATGCGATACTCCCAAGATGGACAATGCAGGTACATAGCGGCAATGTTGATGTGGCCGGCTGCGGAGATGCATGGGATTGGAGCGGTTTGACGTGTGGCCGGGTTACATATGTTGAAACCGCGGCCATGGAGGgaaaggaggaggaggccgtcacAGGAGGCGTGTATCTTCAAAGAGTAGTCATCAAACCCAAGGACAGGACAACTGCGCCCCAAGACCGGCAAACCGACCTCCATACTTGTTGAGCCGTAGAGCGTGAGCAAAGGAAGCGACGGCAGTCGCTGGTGGTGAGCAAGGAGGAAATCAGCGGCGGAGGCGAGGCCGCGCCAGGCTCGGCAGACCGCGCGGCACCGGAAAATATCCTTGGCCGGAAGGCGAACAAATATCTCCCACACCAGGATCTCCTCCGGAAGGGCAAGAGCGAGGGCGGCGATGCGGCGGCTGCGCGCCCGCGTCGTCATT encodes:
- the LOC127304103 gene encoding putative F-box protein At5g50220: MRMLQGWPGRPAPRPPSLRRILVVPLLIKNPTSAGEQGEVVHDSDVVERKEIAAEPAVGVMTTRARSRRIAALALALPEEILVWEIFVRLPAKDIFRCRAVCRAWRGLASAADFLLAHHQRLPSLPLLTLYGSTSMEVGLPVLGRSCPVLGFDDYSLKIHASCDGLLLLSLHGRGFNICNPATRQTAPIPCISAAGHINIAAMYLHCPSWEYRILYREGRHYSILTVQPGSLPRCIGVPSDIPSSEKVLLTFPKTTPTTFAPPILFHSCLHWDPGCFRKNADIVVFDTVVESFSFMHSPAGATRFCTRLCDMEGSMGFSCFDDRKTTAKIWVLEDYERKRNFDLIQGV